The Paenibacillus beijingensis nucleotide sequence AGCGGAACCGTGATGTTGAACGCCCGCTGGATGCCCGTCGCCCCGTCGATGGCCGCCGCCTCGTTCAATTCCTTCGGCAGCGCAAGGATGGCGGCAAGAACAAGGATAATGTAGAAGCCCATCCACTGCCATGCATTGGTGATCAATACGGCGATCATCGCGGTTTGCCGCTCCGCCAGCCAATAAATCGGTTCGATTCCGAACAGGCCGAGAAACTGATTGAGCAAGCCGATATCCGGTTCATAAATGAACCCCCACAAGATACCGATGACCGAGGTTGACAGAATCGAAGGCATAAACACCGTCGTTTTATAAAAGCGCTGCAGCCGCTTCACGCCGCTGATCATGAGCGCAAAGAAAATGATGAGCGGTACTTGAATGAGGACGGAAGCCAGGATGAAAATCATATTGTTGCGAATGGCGTGCACGAACAAGTCGTCCTTGAACGCTTTGGCGAAGTTATCGAAGCCGTTGAACTTCGCCGGATTGAGTCCATCCCAATCGGTAAAGCCGTAATAGAAAGTCGTCAGCATCGGATAGATGAAGAAGAGCACATACAGCGCGATTGCAGGCAGCACGAACAACAGGTACGTGAGCGGATTTTTTAACGTTTTGTCCATGTTTCCTCCAGGGTAGCGCACCCGTTAAACGGAACAGGCACCGCCACGCGCGAAACGGGCGGT carries:
- a CDS encoding carbohydrate ABC transporter permease, with protein sequence MDKTLKNPLTYLLFVLPAIALYVLFFIYPMLTTFYYGFTDWDGLNPAKFNGFDNFAKAFKDDLFVHAIRNNMIFILASVLIQVPLIIFFALMISGVKRLQRFYKTTVFMPSILSTSVIGILWGFIYEPDIGLLNQFLGLFGIEPIYWLAERQTAMIAVLITNAWQWMGFYIILVLAAILALPKELNEAAAIDGATGIQRAFNITVPLIRPIISVVIMLSIAGAMRVVDIVLVMTNGGPAGETEVMASYMVSHAIQSGQYGFGTSIAILIFLFALVLTALYQLLFARKQERIEY